The genomic DNA CATGGCTGCCACGAGGGTGCCCGCCGCGAGCGCGTGCTGGAAGAACGAGTGTTGGAGCGCTTCTAGCATGGGTCACCTCCAGTCACGATGGTTCTGCGACCATCCACCTCCCGGACCCGCACGTCGAGCCCGTAGAGCGCGGTGAGGGTCTTGTCGGTGAGGATGTCGGAGGCGTCGCCGATCCGGAACAGCTCACGCTCGCGGTCGACGATGGCGATGCGCTTCGCCCAGTGCGCAACGGCGTGGAGGTTGTGACTCGCCATGACCGTCGTGAGCTGGCGGCGCTGCAGACCCGCGATGAGGTCCATGATCTCCTGCTCGGCGCGGAGGTCCATCCCGCTGGTGGGTTCGTCGAGAACCAGCATCGCGGGTTCGGTGGCGAGGGCGCGCGCGATCAAGACGCGCTGCTTCTGGCCACCCGAGAGGTCCTGGAACGGAGCGCGGGAGAGTGAGGTCATTCCGACTCGTGTCAGCGCGTCGAGGCAGATCTCCCGGTCGCGGCGCGCCGGGCGTCGCCCCGGCCCGAGGCGACTGACTCGCCCGAGCAGGACGACGTCGAGGGCCGAGAACGGAAAGGCGGGATCGAGATCGCGCTCCTGCGGGACGTAGCCGCAGGCGATCGGGCCGCGGGGCCGGAGGATCTCGCCCCCGAGCGGTGCGAGGGTTCCGGTGAGGGCGCGGAGCAGCGTGGTTTTGCCGCTCCCGTTCGGTCCGACAAAGGCCAGGAAATCCCCCTCATGGACGGTGAGCGTCACCTCTCTGACGACCGCGATGCCTCCGTAGCCGAGGCTCACCGAGCGGAGCTGAACCAGAGGGTCCGGCATTCCTCGCACCTTCCTCTATACGGGACGGCTGTCGCTGTCAAGCCTCAGGCGGCTATGATTTCGTGGCCATGTGGCCACGGTTGGCGGGACGGCAAGGCGGGCTAGCCGGTCAGCCTTCGCCGGACTCCCTCGACTGCGGCTTGCGTACGGTCAGAGACCTGAAGCTTCTCGAGGATGCGTTGGACGTACTTCTTCACTGTCCCGAGGCTCCACCGGAGTCGCTCGGCGATCTCTCTGTTGGTGAGTCCCTCGGTCAGGAGCGCGAGGACTTCCCGTTCCACACGGGTGAGGGGTTCAGGGGTGTCCCCCGACGCAGCCCGTGTTCCGGACTCGACGGTCACCTCCCCGAGCAGCCGCTTCAGGATGGAAGGCTCGATGACTGACTCACCCTCGCGGACAGCGTGCAGGACCGCGAGGAGCTCGCGTCGGGTGATCCCCTTGAGCACATATCCGGCGGCGCCCAGCTTGACGGCTTGCTGCACGTAAGCGGGGTTGTCGTGCATGGTCACGATGAGGACGCTGGTGGTCGGAGACAGCGCCTTGATCCGCCGAAGCACGGTCAGCCCGTCCAGATCGGGGAGCTGGACGTCGAGCAGGACCAGGTCGGGCCTCAGCTCCGGCAATTTCTTCAGGGCTTCTTCCCCGCTCCCGGCCTCTGCCCACGCCTCGATCTCGCCGGACAGCATGCTCCGGATACCCTCTCTGACCATGGGATGGTCGTCGACCACCAACACGCGTGGCTTCGGGCTAGCGGGGTTCTCCATCGGCCGTGCCGTTCCTCAGGGGGATCGTCGCTGACACCCTCGTGCCCAGGCCGGGTTCGCTTTCAATGTGGCAGGCACCCCCGAGCAGCCGCGCCCGTTCCCGCATGCTGAGGAGACCCAGGCCCGGGCCCGCGGTCCGATCCGCGACGCGAAACCCCACGCCCCAGTCGCTGACCTTCACGACCAGCCTGTCTCTCTCGTTCCGCAGCTCCACGCTCACGCGAGAGGTCTTGGCATGTTTCGCGGCATTGGCCAGGGCCTCTTGGATGATTCGATAGACCGCGGTCTCCACCGTCGGAGGGAGACGGATGTCGCCGAGGTCGTCAGTGACTTGCGCGTCCCAGCCTGCCT from Candidatus Rokuibacteriota bacterium includes the following:
- a CDS encoding metal ABC transporter ATP-binding protein; amino-acid sequence: MPDPLVQLRSVSLGYGGIAVVREVTLTVHEGDFLAFVGPNGSGKTTLLRALTGTLAPLGGEILRPRGPIACGYVPQERDLDPAFPFSALDVVLLGRVSRLGPGRRPARRDREICLDALTRVGMTSLSRAPFQDLSGGQKQRVLIARALATEPAMLVLDEPTSGMDLRAEQEIMDLIAGLQRRQLTTVMASHNLHAVAHWAKRIAIVDRERELFRIGDASDILTDKTLTALYGLDVRVREVDGRRTIVTGGDPC
- a CDS encoding response regulator transcription factor, with protein sequence MENPASPKPRVLVVDDHPMVREGIRSMLSGEIEAWAEAGSGEEALKKLPELRPDLVLLDVQLPDLDGLTVLRRIKALSPTTSVLIVTMHDNPAYVQQAVKLGAAGYVLKGITRRELLAVLHAVREGESVIEPSILKRLLGEVTVESGTRAASGDTPEPLTRVEREVLALLTEGLTNREIAERLRWSLGTVKKYVQRILEKLQVSDRTQAAVEGVRRRLTG